The following coding sequences lie in one Girardinichthys multiradiatus isolate DD_20200921_A chromosome 13, DD_fGirMul_XY1, whole genome shotgun sequence genomic window:
- the otud6b gene encoding deubiquitinase OTUD6B, whose translation MEETPEELLIKQHRKEKKDLQAKIQGMKNAVPKNDKKRRKQLTEEVAKLESDLSRKHEEELKQLKSADEEKVEEVVNGVETLKVEGGEQEEAKQARVTKAQKRRDKKAAQEKERESRIAEAEVQNLQGVRHQEGLKLAQKLAQQHLQIKEISSDGHCMYRAIEDQLAQRLKLGSNMSVKQLRSRTAEHMRNNADDFLPFLTNPDTGDMFTTVEFEKYCNDVEHTAAWGGQLELRALTKVLNLPIEVIQADSPTIRIGEEYDGEHLTLVYMRHAYGLGEHYNSVERLKDPTTVEDN comes from the exons ATGGAGGAGACACCAGAGGAGCTACTGATTAAGCAGCACCGTAAAGAGAAGAAAGACCTGCAGG CCAAGATCCAGGGTATGAAAAATGCTGTTCCCAAAAACGATAAGAAAAGGAGGAAACAGCTGACGGAGGAGGTTGCGAAATTAGAGTCAGATCTTAGTCGGAAGCATGAGGAGGAACTCAAGCAGCTGAAATCTGCAGATGAAGAAAAG GTGGAGGAGGTGGTGAACGGAGTGGAGACCCTAAAGGTGGAAGGTGGAGAACAAGAAGAAGCCAAACAGGCACGAGTAACTAAAGCACAGAAGAGAAGG GACAAGAAGGCTGCACAGGAGAAGGAGAGGGAGAGCAGGATAGCAGAGGCAGAGGTGCAGAACCTGCAGGGCGTGAGGCACCAGGAGGGCCTAAAGCTGGCTCAGAAACTTGCCCAGCAACACCTTCAGATAAAGGAGATTTCATCTGATGGACACTGCATGTACCGCGCCATTGAAGACCAACTAGCACAGCGATTAAAG CTTGGGTCAAAcatgagtgtgaagcagctccGGTCCCGCACTGCTGAGCACATGAGAAACAATGCTGACGACTTCCTGCCTTTTCTCACCAACCCCGACACAGGGGACATGTTCACAACAG TTGAGTTTGAAAAATACTGCAATGACGTGGAGCACACAGCAGCTTGGGGTGGACAGTTGGAA CTTAGAGCTTTGACTAAGGTGCTAAATTTGCCAATAGAAGTGATCCAGGCTGACTCCCCAACAATCAGGATTGGAGAGGAATATGATGGTGAACACCTCACTCTTGT atATATGCGTCATGCCTATGGTCTAGGAGAGCACTACAACAGTGTGGAGCGGCTAAAGGATCCGACCACTGTTGAAGACAACTGA